In Zingiber officinale cultivar Zhangliang chromosome 1A, Zo_v1.1, whole genome shotgun sequence, a genomic segment contains:
- the LOC122037983 gene encoding ABC transporter G family member 41-like — MIKHIENDNRHLLQKLRERIDRVNVKLPTIEVRYKNLSVEAKCQVVDGKPLPTLLNTAKSVLSGLIMLPGLKTETKIHILKDISGVIKPSRMTLLLGPPGCGKTTFLLALSGKLNKSLKVRGEVSYNGFALEEFVPGKTSAYISQYDLDIPEMTVRETLDFSARFQGVGSRAEIMKEVSRREKQAGIIPDPDIDTFMKAISVQGLERSLVTDYIMKIMGLDICADTMVGDAMRRGISGGEKKRLTTGEMIVGPTNALFMDEISTGLDSSTTYQIITCLQQFAHITESTVVVSLLQPAPEIYELFDDIILMAEGKIVYHGPRSHILDFFEECGFKCPERKGVADFLQEVLSRKDQGQYWSRSHENYSYVSIDQLSKLFKSFQVGKKLSEELSKPYDKSQCHKHALSFNKYSLSKWELLKACMEREYLLMRRNSFIYIFKTAQLAMNAIITSTVFLRTRLGVDIVHANYYMGSLYYALLLFMVNGFPELAMTVSRLPVFYKQRDYYFYPAWAYSIPAALLKIPVSLIESIVWTTTTYYIIGYSPEATRYFRQLLLLFCEHQMSLSLYRLVASYFQTAVASTVNGILCLLVILLFGGFIVPKPSLPGWLKWGFWISPLSYTEIGLTVNEFGASRWQKILSGNETIGNQVLSSRGLNYNSHFYWIAIGALLLSVFLMNVGFTLALTLKKPVGVSRAIISREKLAQIQNMENEEGQENRNSHSTIRSPTTLKEPKRTGNIVLPFIPFTVSFQDVNYYVDTTPELREQGFAEKRLQLLHDITGAFQPGILTALMGASGAGKTTLLDVLSGRKTGGYIEGDIRIGGYTKVQETYARISGYCEQFDIHSPQITVKESVTYSAWLRLPPQIDAKTRSEFVNEVLEIIELDGIKDSLVGIQGVTGLSTEQRKRLTIAVELVSNPSIVFMDEPTSGLDARAAAIVMRAVKNVSETGRTVVCTIHQPSIDIFEAFDQLILMKRGGELIYTGPIGKHSSKIIEYFEGIPGVPRIRHNHNPATWMLDVTSRSMEIQLSVDFAKIYQESSLCNESKEMVKRLSTPSPDLKELTFPTCYPQNSWVQYKACLWKQCLSYWRSPQYNLVRILFTLCTSVALGAVFWQQGKQLDNQQNLFNMLGSLYSAAIFIGINNCSSILPFVSIERTVVYREKFAGMYSSWIYSLAQVTIEIPYVLIQVTIYMIVTYPSIGYFWTASKFFWFYYTMFCTVLYFVYLGMLLVAMTPNIQVASVLSSVCYGLFNLFSGFVVPRPQIPKWWIWLYYLTPFSWSLHGLFSSQYGDIQRQIPVFGEPKSVASFLGDYFGFNHNLLVLVAIVLLVFPMTYAFLFGYCIGKLNFQRR; from the exons ATGATCAAGCATATTGAAAATGATAACCGCCATCTGTTGCAGAAGCTGAGAGAAAGAATAgatag AGTAAATGTGAAATTGCCCACAATTGAGGTGCGATACAAGAATTTATCTGTAGAAGCAAAATGCCAAGTCGTGGACGGAAAGCCCCTGCCGACTTTATTGAATACTGCAAAGAGCGTATTATCA GGTCTCATAATGTTGCCAGGATTGAAGACAGAAACCAAGATTCACATTCTCAAAGATATCAGTGGAGTCATCAAGCCTTC CAGGATGACTCTTTTACTTGGACCTCCAGGATGTGGCAAAACAACCTTCCTACTAGCTCTCTCAGGGAAATTAAATAAATCTCTCAAG GTCAGAGGAGAAGTATCTTACAATGGATTTGCCTTGGAAGAGTTTGTTCCAGGAAAAACATCAGCTTATATAAGCCAATATGACCTCGACATTCCAGAGATGACAGTGAGGGAGACATTGGATTTTTCTGCACGCTTTCAGGGGGTTGGTAGCCGAGCAG AGATAATGAAGGAAGTGAGTAGAAGAGAGAAGCAGGCAGGAATCATACCAGATCCTGACATAGATACATTCATGAAG GCAATATCAGTGCAAGGATTAGAAAGAAGCCTCGTAACAGATTATATCATGAAG ATAATGGGGCTGGACATTTGTGCAGACACAATGGTAGGGGATGCTATGAGAAGAGGTATTtcaggtggtgaaaagaaaagaCTGACAACAG GAGAAATGATTGTTGGACCAACAAATGCTCTTTTTATGGATGAAATATCAACCGGCTTGGACAGCTCTACAACATATCAGATAATTACATGTCTCCAACAATTTGCACACATAACAGAATCCACTGTTGTGGTTTCACTTCTTCAGCCAGCACCAGAGATCTATGAACTCTTTGATGACATTATCTTAATGGCAGAGGGAAAGATTGTTTACCATGGTCCTCGCAGTCATATTCTTGATTTCTTTGAAGAATGTGGATTCAAATGCCCCGAGAGGAAAGGAGTAGCTGATTTTCTCCAGGAG GTGTTGTCAAGAAAAGATCAAGGGCAATATTGGTCTCGTTCGCATGAAAACTATAGTTATGTTTCTATAGATCAGTTATCAAAACTTTTCAAATCATTTCAAGTAGGAAAAAAGCTAAGCGAGGAACTGTCAAAGCCTTATGATAAGTCTCAGTGCCATAAACATGCTCTATCTTTCAACAAGTACTCTTTATCAAAATGGGAACTACTTAAAGCTTGCATGGAAAGAGAATATCTCCTGATGAGAAGAAACTCATTTATTTACATATTTAAAACAGCCCAG CTTGCTATGAATGCAATCATCACATCCACTGTCTTCTTGAGAACACGCTTGGGAGTGGACATAGTTCATGCAAATTACTACATGGGTTCCCTCTATTATGCACTTCTCTTATTTATGGTAAACGGATTCCCTGAGCTGGCTATGACAGTTTCAAGACTTCCAGTTTTCTACAAGCAACGAGACTATTACTTCTATCCTGCATGGGCATATTCAATTCCTGCTGCTCTCCTTAAGATTCCTGTCTCTTTAATAGAATCAATAGTTTGGACAACAACTACTTATTATATTATTGGATATAGTCCTGAGGCAACAAG GTACTTCCGCCAATTGCTCCTACTCTTTTGTGAGCATCAAATGTCATTATCATTATATCGCCTCGTCGCCTCCTATTTTCAGACAGCAGTGGCTTCTACAGTCAATGGCATCCTATGCTTACTAGTAATTTTGTTATTTGGTGGCTTCATTGTTCCAAAAC CATCTTTACCTGGTTGGTTAAAGTGGGGCTTCTGGATTTCTCCATTGTCTTACACAGAGATTGGTTTAACTGTTAATGAATTTGGTGCATCAAGATGGCAAAAG ATATTATCAGGAAATGAGACAATAGGGAACCAAGTTTTATCCAGCCGTGGACTCAATTATAATAGCCACTTCTACTGGATAGCGATAGGAGCACTTCTACTATCAGTTTTTCTGATGAATGTTGGCTTCACTTTGGCTTTAACTCTTAAAAAGC CTGTCGGCGTTTCAAGGGCCATTATTTCTCGTGAAAAGCTCGCTCAGATACAAAACATGGAAAATGAAGAGGGACAAGAAAACAGAAATAGCCATTCTACGATTAGATCACCTACAACCTTGAAAGAGCCTAAGAGAACTG GAAACATAGTTTTACCATTTATTCCCTTCACAGTATCATTTCAAGATGTGAATTACTATGTCGACACCACTCCG GAACTTAGAGAGCAAGGCTTTGCGGAAAAACGACTACAACTTCTCCACGATATCACAGGAGCTTTCCAGCCAGGAATTCTGACGGCACTGATGGGAGCAAGTGGAGCAGGGAAAACCACACTATTAGATGTTCTTTCAGGAAGAAAAACAGGCGGATACATCGAAGGAGACATAAGAATTGGAGGGTACACAAAGGTCCAAGAGACATATGCTAGAATATCAGGTTATTGCGAACAGTTTGATATACATTCCCCACAAATCACGGTAAAAGAATCTGTCACATATTCAGCATGGCTGCGTCTTCCACCTCAAATTGATGCGAAGACAAGATCT GAATTTGTAAATGAAGTTCTTGAGATAATTGAGCTCGATGGAATCAAAGATTCATTAGTTGGAATACAGGGGGTCACTGGCCTGTCTACCGAGCAACGAAAACGACTAACCATAGCTGTAGAGCTTGTTTCTAATCCATCTATTGTGTTTATGGATGAACCGACATCTGGTCTAGATGCACGAGCTGCAGCTATTGTCATGCGTGCAGTGAAAAATGTTTCTGAAACTGGAAGAACAGTTGTATGCACCATCCACCAGCCTAGTATTGATATTTTTGAAGCATTCGATCAG CTAATTTTGATGAAAAGAGGAGGAGAGTTGATCTATACAGGACCAATTGGAAAGCATTCGAGTAAAATCATTGAATATTTTGAG GGAATACCTGGAGTACCGAGGATTAGACACAATCACAATCCAGCTACATGGATGCTGGATGTTACCAGTAGATCGATGGAGATACAATTGAGTGTAGACTTTGCTAAAATTTACCAGGAATCATCTCTCTGCAA CGAAAGCAAGGAGATGGTTAAACGCTTGAGCACACCATCACCAGACTTGAAAGAGCTCACTTTTCCGACTTGCTATCCACAAAACAGTTGGGTTCAATATAAAGCATGCCTGTGGAAACAGTGTTTGTCTTATTGGAGGAGTCCTCAATACAATCTGGTGCGGATTTTATTTACGCTTTGCACATCAGTTGCACTAGGTGCGGTATTCTGGCAGCAAGGAAAGCAACT AGACAACCAACAAAATCTGTTCAATATGTTGGGGTCGTTATATTCTGCCGCCATCTTCATTGGAATAAACAACTGCTCGTCCATTTTACCATTTGTTTCAATTGAGAGAACCGTTGTATACCGGGAGAAATTTGCAGGAATGTACTCCTCATGGATCTACTCTCTCGCACAG GTGACTATCGAGATCCCCTACGTGCTTATACAAGTAACAATTTATATGATTGTTACATATCCATCAATCGGTTACTTCTGGACAGCCTCCAAGTTTTTTTGGTTCTATTACACCATGTTCTGCACGGTCCTCTACTTTGTTTACTTAGGGATGTTGCTTGTAGCCATGACCCCAAACATTCAAGTGGCTTCGGTATTGTCATCTGTTTGCTACGGCTTGTTTAATCTCTTTTCAGGCTTCGTTGTGCCAAGACCT CAAATTCCCAAGTGGTGGATTTGGCTATACTACCTTACTCCGTTTTCCTGGTCACTGCATGGGCTATTTAGTTCACAATATGGAGATATACAGCGACAAATTCCTGTGTTTGGAGAGCCCAAATCAGTAGCTTCTTTCCTCGGAGATTATTTTGGTTTCAACCACAATCTTCTAGTACTTGTTGCTATTGTGCTTCTTGTTTTCCCTATGACCTATGCTTTCCTTTTCGGTTATTGTATTGGGAAACTAAATTTTCAGAGAAGGTAA